A portion of the Glycine max cultivar Williams 82 chromosome 10, Glycine_max_v4.0, whole genome shotgun sequence genome contains these proteins:
- the LOC100793713 gene encoding 60S ribosomal protein L30, translating to MVAAKKTKKTHESINNRLALVMKSGKFTLGYKTVLKSLRSSKGKLIIIANNCPPLRKSEIEYYAMLAKVGVHHYNGNNVDLGTACGKYYRVCCLSIIDPGDSDIIKTLPGEQ from the exons atggttGCAGCCAAGAAAACC AAGAAGACCCATGAGAGCATCAACAACAGGCTCGCTCTTGTCATGAAGAGTGGAAAATTCACCCTCGGTTACAAGACGGTTCTCAAATCACTTAGGAGCTCCAAAG GGAAATTGATTATCATTGCTAACAACTGCCCCCCTTTGAGGAAATCAGAGATTGAATACTATGCTATGTTGGCCAAGGTTGGAGTTCATCATTACAATGGGA ACAATGTGGATTTGGGCACTGCATGTGGAAAATATTACAGAGTGTGCTGCCTTAGCATTATTGATCCTG gtgATTCTGATATCATCAAGACACTACCTGGCGAACAGTAA
- the LOC100786463 gene encoding transcription initiation factor TFIID subunit 13-like isoform X1, producing the protein MSNSSAGTSSKPRTASSQPSETSSKRKRGVFQKELQHMMYGFEDDPNPLPESVALMEDIVVEYVTELVHKAQDIGSQRGKLSVEDFLYLIRKDSPKLNRCTELLL; encoded by the exons ATGAGCAATTCCTCTGCTGGAACCTCATCAAAACCAAGAACAGCTTCCTCACAACCATCAGAAACTTCGTCCAAGCGCAAAAGAGGAGTTTTCCAAAAAGAAT TGCAGCACATGATGTATGGCTTTGAAGATGATCCTAAT CCACTTCCTGAAAGTGTGGCTCTTATGGAGGACATTGTTGTGGAGTATGTCACAGAACTG GTACATAAAGCCCAAGATATTGGATCTCAGAGGGGGAAGCTATCAGTTGAGGATTTCCTCTATTTGATTCGCAAG GATTCGCCAAAACTTAACCGCTGTACAGAACTACTTCTATGA